In Methylococcus geothermalis, one genomic interval encodes:
- the hpnH gene encoding adenosyl-hopene transferase HpnH produces the protein MGVPLRQQLTVAKYLLKQKIFGVKRYPLVLMLEPLFRCNLACAGCGKIDYPDEILNRRLSVEESLQAVDECGAPIVSIAGGEPLLHKELPEIVRGIIERKKYVYLCTNALLLKKRIDDYQPSPFLTLSIHLDGNRDRHDASVCQTGVFDRAVEAVEMAIARGFRVTINCTLFQGESPEEVAEFLDHTKRLGVEGVTIAPGFSYEHAPQQNIFIRMRDSKELFRKVFKLGRGRGWRLNHSGLYLDFLAGNQSYNCTPWGNPTRNIFGWQKPCYLLVDEGYAPSFRALMDETPWHKYGNSKNPKCANCMAHCGYEASAVEDAMHRPWKAAWVALFGPKTTGDMAPEPKPEYETEAPGSVPVKVRPATRIEAVE, from the coding sequence ATGGGCGTTCCACTGCGTCAACAACTGACCGTCGCAAAGTATCTGCTCAAACAGAAAATTTTCGGGGTCAAGCGCTATCCTCTGGTGCTGATGCTCGAACCGTTGTTCCGCTGCAACCTGGCTTGCGCCGGGTGCGGGAAGATCGATTATCCGGACGAGATATTGAATCGACGCTTGAGCGTCGAAGAGTCGCTCCAGGCCGTGGACGAGTGCGGTGCGCCCATCGTGTCCATCGCCGGGGGCGAGCCGCTGCTCCACAAGGAATTGCCCGAGATCGTGCGCGGCATCATCGAGCGCAAGAAATACGTTTATCTGTGCACCAACGCGCTGCTGCTCAAGAAGCGGATCGACGATTACCAGCCTTCCCCGTTTCTGACGCTGTCGATCCACCTTGACGGCAACCGCGACAGGCATGATGCGTCGGTCTGCCAGACCGGCGTGTTCGACCGGGCTGTCGAAGCCGTCGAGATGGCGATCGCCCGCGGTTTTCGCGTGACCATCAACTGCACCCTGTTTCAGGGCGAGTCGCCGGAGGAGGTGGCCGAGTTCCTGGACCATACCAAGCGCTTGGGCGTCGAAGGCGTGACCATCGCGCCGGGTTTCAGCTACGAGCACGCGCCGCAGCAGAACATCTTCATCCGGATGCGGGACAGCAAGGAGCTGTTCCGCAAAGTATTCAAGCTGGGCCGCGGGCGCGGCTGGCGTTTGAACCATTCGGGGCTGTACCTCGATTTCCTGGCGGGCAACCAGAGTTACAACTGCACGCCCTGGGGTAATCCGACCCGAAACATCTTCGGCTGGCAGAAGCCGTGCTACCTGCTGGTGGACGAGGGCTATGCGCCTTCCTTCCGGGCCTTGATGGACGAAACGCCCTGGCACAAGTACGGCAATTCGAAAAATCCGAAATGCGCCAACTGCATGGCGCATTGCGGCTACGAGGCCAGCGCGGTGGAAGACGCCATGCACCGTCCCTGGAAAGCGGCCTGGGTCGCCCTGTTCGGGCCGAAGACGACAGGAGACATGGCGCCGGAGCCGAAGCCGGAATACGAGACCGAGGCGCCTGGTTCAGTTCCCGTCAAGGTGCGTCCGGCGACCCGCATCGAAGCAGTCGAATAG
- the ispA gene encoding (2E,6E)-farnesyl diphosphate synthase: protein MNPEHSLRDFMRSCQERVERALDARLPAADRMPERLHQAMRYSVLGGGKRMRPLLTYATGQAIGANADLLDGPACAVEFIHVYSLIHDDLPAMDDDDLRRGKPTCHKAYDEATAILAGDGLQALAFHVLAQDPSIAVPAENRLAMVETLSQASGPAGMVGGQAIDLDSVGKKLDLPDLENMHIRKTGALIRASVRLACLTRPGLPAEQAGRLDHYAKCIGLAFQIQDDILDEESDTQTLGKTQGKDRGHNKPNYPALLGLGGAKEKALEMHEAALESLAGFGPEADLLRELSRFIIQRQS, encoded by the coding sequence ATGAACCCTGAACACTCTCTGCGCGATTTCATGCGGTCCTGCCAGGAGCGGGTCGAACGGGCGCTGGATGCGCGCCTGCCGGCCGCCGACCGCATGCCGGAACGGCTCCACCAGGCCATGCGCTACTCGGTGCTCGGCGGCGGCAAGCGCATGCGCCCCCTGCTCACCTATGCGACCGGCCAAGCCATCGGCGCCAACGCCGATCTGCTCGACGGTCCCGCCTGCGCGGTCGAATTCATCCACGTCTATTCGCTGATCCACGACGATCTGCCGGCAATGGACGACGACGACCTGCGCCGCGGCAAGCCGACCTGCCACAAGGCCTATGACGAGGCCACGGCGATACTTGCCGGCGACGGCCTGCAGGCCCTGGCTTTCCATGTGCTCGCCCAGGACCCCAGCATCGCCGTGCCGGCGGAAAACCGCCTCGCCATGGTCGAAACCCTGTCGCAAGCCAGCGGCCCGGCCGGCATGGTCGGCGGCCAGGCGATCGACCTGGATTCGGTGGGCAAGAAACTGGACCTTCCGGATCTGGAGAACATGCACATCCGCAAGACCGGCGCCCTGATCCGCGCCAGCGTTCGGCTGGCCTGCCTGACCCGTCCCGGCCTGCCGGCCGAGCAAGCCGGCCGCCTGGACCACTACGCCAAGTGCATCGGCCTCGCCTTCCAAATCCAGGACGACATCCTCGACGAGGAAAGCGACACCCAGACCTTGGGGAAAACCCAGGGCAAGGACCGCGGCCACAACAAGCCCAACTACCCGGCCCTGCTGGGACTCGGCGGCGCCAAGGAGAAAGCGCTGGAAATGCACGAAGCCGCACTGGAAAGCCTGGCCGGCTTCGGTCCCGAGGCCGATCTGTTGCGCGAACTTTCCCGATTCATCATCCAACGGCAGAGCTAG
- a CDS encoding adenine phosphoribosyltransferase: MDKLRSHIRDIPDFPKPGILFRDITPLVKDPAAMRFAIHQLIHPFIGDNITAVAGMEARGFIFGALAAWELGVGFVPLRKPGKLPYNVQAIDYDLEYGSARLEVHLDALGVGDRVLMVDDLLATGGTARASCSLVENLGAEVAACAFVVELDALEGRQALNGRRVHSLLHY; this comes from the coding sequence ATGGACAAACTGCGCTCCCACATCCGCGACATCCCGGACTTCCCGAAACCAGGCATCCTGTTCCGCGATATCACGCCCCTGGTCAAAGACCCGGCGGCGATGAGATTCGCGATCCACCAGCTCATCCACCCCTTCATCGGCGATAACATCACCGCCGTGGCTGGCATGGAGGCGCGGGGCTTTATCTTCGGCGCGCTGGCGGCCTGGGAGCTGGGGGTCGGCTTCGTGCCCCTGCGCAAGCCGGGCAAACTCCCCTACAACGTCCAGGCCATCGACTATGACCTGGAGTACGGCTCGGCCCGCCTGGAGGTACACCTGGATGCGCTAGGGGTTGGCGACCGCGTGCTGATGGTCGACGATCTGCTGGCCACCGGCGGCACGGCCCGCGCCAGTTGCTCACTGGTGGAAAACCTGGGGGCCGAAGTCGCGGCCTGCGCTTTCGTGGTCGAACTCGATGCACTCGAAGGACGGCAGGCTTTGAATGGCCGCCGCGTGCATTCACTGCTGCATTACTGA
- the dxs gene encoding 1-deoxy-D-xylulose-5-phosphate synthase — MTETTRYALLEAADNPAALRNLPEDRLPELAEELRGYLLESVSQSGGHLAAGLGTVELTIALHYVFNTPEDKLVWDVGHQAYPHKILTGRRARLPTIRKKDGLSAFPNRAESPYDCFGVGHSSTSISAALGMAIAAGLDRRPSHAVAIIGDGGLTGGMAFEALNHAGTLDANLLIILNDNEMSISPNVGALNNYLAKILSGKFYSSVREGGKHLLGRHMPGVWELARRAEEHVKGMVAPGTLFEELGFNYFGPIDGHDLDTLITTLRNLRDQKGPRFLHVVTRKGKGYAPAEKDPVAYHGVGAFDLDADELPKSKPGTPTYTEVFGQWLCDMAARDRRLLGITPAMREGSGLFEFSQRFPERYFDVGIAEQHAVTLAAGLACEGYRPVVAIYSTFLQRAYDQLVHDVALQNLPVLFAIDRAGLVGPDGPTHAGSFDLSFMRCIPNMLIMTPADENECRQMLYTGFLHDGPAAVRYPRGRGPGVKPEEAMTAIPLGKGEVRLCGKGTAILAFGATLAAALAVGEKLGATVVNMRFVKPLDEALILELAGTHDHIVTVEENAVAGGAGSAVSEFLAAQRCRIPICQIGLKDEFLDQGSREELLAIAGLDQAGIARSIDAFLQATASTEKSQRARRSGKSKP, encoded by the coding sequence ATGACCGAAACCACAAGATATGCCCTTCTCGAAGCGGCAGACAATCCCGCCGCACTGCGCAACCTGCCGGAAGACAGGCTGCCTGAGCTCGCCGAAGAACTGCGGGGCTATCTCCTGGAGAGCGTGAGCCAGTCGGGCGGCCACCTGGCCGCGGGGCTCGGGACGGTGGAATTGACCATCGCGCTGCATTACGTCTTCAACACCCCCGAAGACAAACTGGTCTGGGACGTCGGACATCAGGCCTATCCGCACAAGATATTGACCGGACGCCGCGCCCGGCTCCCGACCATCCGCAAGAAGGACGGCCTGTCGGCCTTCCCCAACCGGGCGGAGAGCCCTTACGACTGCTTCGGCGTCGGCCATTCCAGCACCTCGATCAGCGCCGCCCTCGGCATGGCCATCGCTGCCGGGCTGGACCGGCGGCCCAGCCATGCGGTGGCGATCATCGGCGATGGAGGACTCACCGGCGGCATGGCCTTCGAGGCGCTCAACCATGCCGGAACCCTGGACGCGAACCTCCTGATCATCCTCAACGACAACGAAATGTCGATCTCGCCAAACGTCGGCGCGCTCAACAACTATTTGGCGAAGATTCTGAGCGGAAAGTTCTATTCGTCGGTCCGCGAAGGCGGCAAGCACCTCCTGGGCCGCCACATGCCCGGCGTCTGGGAGCTGGCGCGCCGGGCGGAAGAACATGTCAAGGGCATGGTGGCGCCCGGTACTTTGTTCGAAGAACTGGGCTTCAATTATTTCGGGCCGATCGACGGCCATGATCTGGACACCTTGATCACCACCCTGCGCAATCTGCGCGACCAAAAAGGCCCCCGCTTCCTGCACGTCGTGACCCGCAAGGGCAAGGGCTACGCGCCGGCGGAAAAAGACCCCGTCGCCTACCACGGCGTCGGCGCGTTCGACCTGGACGCCGACGAACTGCCCAAGTCCAAACCGGGGACACCGACCTACACGGAAGTATTCGGCCAATGGCTATGCGACATGGCCGCGCGGGACAGGCGTCTGCTAGGGATCACTCCGGCGATGCGCGAGGGTTCGGGCCTGTTCGAGTTTTCCCAGCGCTTCCCGGAACGCTACTTCGACGTCGGCATCGCCGAGCAGCATGCCGTGACGCTCGCCGCGGGCCTGGCCTGCGAAGGCTACCGGCCGGTGGTGGCCATCTATTCCACCTTCCTGCAGCGCGCCTATGACCAGCTGGTGCACGACGTCGCCCTGCAGAACCTGCCTGTGTTGTTCGCGATCGACCGCGCCGGCCTGGTCGGCCCGGATGGCCCAACCCATGCCGGCAGCTTCGACCTGAGCTTCATGCGCTGCATTCCCAACATGCTGATCATGACACCGGCGGACGAAAACGAATGCCGGCAGATGCTCTATACCGGCTTCCTCCACGACGGGCCGGCGGCTGTCCGCTATCCACGAGGCAGGGGACCCGGCGTCAAGCCCGAGGAGGCCATGACCGCGATTCCCCTCGGCAAGGGCGAAGTGCGTCTCTGCGGCAAAGGCACCGCCATCCTGGCCTTCGGCGCGACCTTGGCGGCCGCGCTCGCGGTCGGCGAAAAACTCGGCGCCACCGTCGTCAACATGCGCTTCGTGAAACCGCTCGACGAGGCGCTGATCCTGGAGCTGGCCGGCACCCACGACCACATTGTCACCGTCGAGGAAAACGCCGTCGCGGGCGGCGCGGGCAGTGCGGTCAGTGAATTCCTCGCAGCCCAGCGCTGCCGGATTCCGATCTGCCAGATCGGGCTGAAGGACGAATTCCTCGACCAGGGCAGCCGGGAGGAACTCCTGGCCATCGCCGGGCTGGACCAGGCTGGCATCGCCCGATCGATCGATGCCTTCCTTCAGGCCACGGCTTCCACCGAAAAATCCCAGCGCGCCCGCCGCTCGGGCAAGAGCAAGCCCTGA
- a CDS encoding exodeoxyribonuclease VII small subunit encodes MARKPPSFEEALAELEQLVERMEQGNLPLEESLKLFERGIELTRTCQKSLQDAEQKVQILLEENSLPTLKPFRDEP; translated from the coding sequence ATGGCCCGCAAACCCCCGAGCTTTGAAGAAGCCCTAGCCGAGCTGGAGCAACTGGTGGAACGCATGGAGCAGGGCAACCTGCCCCTCGAAGAGTCCCTCAAGCTGTTCGAACGGGGAATCGAGCTCACGCGGACCTGTCAAAAGTCGCTGCAGGATGCCGAACAGAAGGTCCAGATCCTGCTAGAAGAAAACAGTTTACCCACTTTGAAGCCTTTTCGTGATGAACCCTGA
- the parE gene encoding DNA topoisomerase IV subunit B, with protein MNEVYDASAIEVLSGLDPVRRRPGMYTDTSRPDHLAQEVIDNAVDEALAGFARQIEVRFLADGGLEVRDDGRGMPVDLHPELGVSGVEVILTKLHAGGKFSQKTYRYSGGLHGVGVSVVNALSQRLEVEVRRNGKVHAIAFEKGEKVSELAETGTAPRRETGTTVRFWPEAHYFDNVRFSRSRLKHLLRAKAVLCPGLEIRMSDDASGETETWCYQNGLPQYLLDQLRGNACIPDEPFTGAMEGRQEAVDWALLWCPDAAAPVTESYVNLVPTVQGGTHVNGLRTGLTEAVREFCEYRNLLPRGIKIAPDDVWERCNYVLSVKMQEPQFAGQTKERLNSRECASFVSGVVKDAFSLWLNQHPTVGERIAELVIESAQKRLRASRQVTRKRVTSGPALPGKLADCAAQDFNRTELFLVEGDSAGGSAKQARDKDFQAIMPLRGKILNTWEVESGAILGSQEVHDIALAIGVDPAASDLSGLRYGKICVLADADSDGNHIATLLCALFLRHFRALVEAGHVFIAMPPLYRIDVGKQVYYALDEAEKKGVLDRIEAEKIKGKINVLRFKGLGEMNPSQLRETTMNPDTRRLVQLSLDDPAATDERLDMLLAKKRAGDRRVWLEEKGNLADI; from the coding sequence ATGAACGAAGTTTACGACGCCTCAGCCATCGAAGTCCTGAGCGGACTGGATCCGGTTCGCCGCCGGCCGGGCATGTACACCGACACCAGCCGGCCCGACCATCTCGCCCAGGAGGTCATCGACAACGCCGTGGACGAGGCGCTGGCCGGTTTTGCCCGGCAAATCGAGGTCCGCTTCCTGGCCGACGGCGGGCTGGAGGTGCGCGACGACGGCCGCGGCATGCCGGTCGATCTGCACCCGGAACTGGGCGTCTCCGGCGTCGAGGTGATCCTGACCAAGCTGCACGCCGGCGGCAAGTTCTCCCAGAAGACCTACCGCTATTCCGGCGGCCTGCACGGCGTCGGGGTGTCCGTGGTCAATGCCTTGTCGCAGCGCCTGGAGGTCGAGGTGCGGCGCAACGGGAAAGTCCACGCCATCGCCTTCGAAAAGGGCGAAAAGGTGAGTGAACTGGCCGAAACCGGCACGGCGCCCAGGCGCGAAACCGGTACCACGGTGCGATTCTGGCCGGAAGCGCATTATTTCGACAATGTCCGGTTTTCCCGGTCGCGCCTCAAGCATTTGCTGCGCGCCAAAGCCGTGCTGTGTCCGGGGCTGGAAATCCGGATGTCCGACGATGCCAGCGGCGAGACCGAAACCTGGTGTTACCAGAACGGCTTGCCCCAATACCTGCTGGACCAGTTGCGGGGCAACGCCTGCATCCCGGACGAGCCGTTCACCGGAGCGATGGAGGGCCGACAGGAGGCGGTGGATTGGGCGTTGCTGTGGTGTCCGGACGCCGCTGCCCCGGTGACCGAGAGCTACGTCAACCTGGTGCCGACGGTGCAGGGCGGCACCCACGTCAACGGCCTGCGCACCGGCCTGACCGAGGCGGTGCGGGAATTCTGCGAGTATCGCAACCTCTTGCCGCGCGGCATCAAGATCGCGCCGGACGACGTCTGGGAGCGCTGCAACTACGTCCTGTCGGTGAAGATGCAGGAGCCGCAGTTCGCCGGCCAGACCAAGGAGCGGCTGAATTCGCGCGAATGCGCCTCCTTCGTCTCCGGCGTGGTGAAGGACGCCTTCAGCCTGTGGCTGAACCAGCATCCCACGGTCGGCGAGCGCATCGCCGAACTGGTGATCGAAAGCGCCCAGAAGCGGCTGCGCGCCAGCCGTCAGGTCACCCGCAAGCGGGTCACCAGCGGCCCGGCGCTGCCCGGCAAGCTGGCCGATTGCGCGGCGCAGGACTTCAACCGCACCGAACTGTTCCTGGTCGAGGGCGACTCCGCCGGCGGTTCGGCCAAGCAGGCGCGCGACAAGGATTTCCAGGCCATCATGCCCTTGCGCGGCAAGATTCTGAACACCTGGGAAGTGGAGTCCGGGGCCATCCTCGGCTCGCAGGAGGTGCACGACATCGCCCTGGCCATCGGCGTCGACCCCGCCGCCAGCGACCTGAGCGGCCTGCGCTACGGCAAGATCTGCGTGCTGGCCGACGCCGATTCCGACGGCAACCACATCGCCACCCTGCTGTGCGCCCTGTTCCTGCGCCATTTCCGCGCCCTGGTCGAGGCCGGCCACGTGTTCATCGCCATGCCGCCGCTGTACCGCATCGACGTCGGCAAGCAGGTGTACTACGCGCTGGACGAGGCCGAGAAGAAAGGCGTGCTGGACCGGATCGAGGCCGAAAAGATCAAGGGCAAGATCAACGTGCTGCGCTTCAAGGGCCTGGGCGAGATGAACCCCTCGCAGCTGCGCGAAACCACGATGAATCCCGACACCCGGCGGCTGGTGCAGCTGTCGCTGGACGACCCGGCCGCGACCGACGAGCGCCTCGACATGCTGCTGGCCAAGAAGCGGGCCGGGGACCGCCGCGTCTGGCTGGAAGAAAAGGGCAATCTGGCCGACATCTGA
- the shc gene encoding squalene--hopene cyclase, translating to MLREATVISNLEPPLTASYVESPLDAAIRRAKDHLLSLQHQEGYWVFELEADCTIPAEYILMMHFMDEIDEKLQARIANYLRAHQSADGSYPLFQGGAGDISCTVKVYYALKLAGDPIDAPHMTKAREWILAQGGAARSNVFTRIMLAMFEQIPWRGIPFIPVEIMLLPKWFPFHLDKVSYWSRTVMVPLFILCSHKVTARNPTKTQIRELFTVDPQRERHYFDHVRTPLGKAILGLERFGRMLEPLIPSAVRKKATQKAFEWFTVRLNGVDGLGAIFPAMVNAYEALDFLGVPPDDERRRIARESIERLLVFQGESAYCQPCVSPIWDTALTALTLQEVARHTADLQLDAALHKGLQWLASKQIDKDAPGDWRVNRPNLEGGGWAFQFGNDYYPDVDDSAVVAHALQGSGDPRFDETLRLAANWIAGMQSSNGGFGAFDADNTYYYLNSIPFADHGALLDPPTADVSARCAMFLAKRVDRQPELRPALDRTIAYLRREQEADGSWFGRWGTNYIYGTWSVLLAYEAAGIPNDDPSVRRAVAWLKSVQREDGGWGEDNFSYHDTSYRGSFHTSTAFQTGFALIALIAAGEALSPEVQAGVDYLLRQQRADGFWNDECFTAPGFPRVFYLKYHGYDKFFPLWALARYRNERYARA from the coding sequence ATGTTGAGAGAAGCGACCGTCATATCGAACCTCGAACCGCCGCTGACCGCCTCATACGTCGAGTCTCCTCTCGATGCGGCGATCCGGCGGGCCAAAGATCATTTGCTGAGCCTGCAACACCAGGAAGGCTATTGGGTATTCGAGCTGGAAGCCGACTGTACCATCCCTGCCGAATACATCCTGATGATGCACTTCATGGATGAAATCGACGAAAAGCTGCAAGCCCGAATCGCCAACTATCTGCGCGCCCACCAGAGCGCCGACGGCAGCTATCCGCTATTCCAGGGCGGCGCAGGCGACATCAGCTGCACCGTCAAGGTCTACTACGCCCTCAAGCTGGCCGGCGATCCGATCGACGCCCCCCACATGACGAAGGCTAGGGAGTGGATTCTCGCCCAGGGTGGCGCTGCGCGCTCCAATGTGTTCACGCGCATCATGCTCGCCATGTTCGAACAGATTCCCTGGCGCGGCATCCCCTTCATCCCGGTGGAAATCATGCTGCTGCCCAAATGGTTTCCGTTCCACCTGGACAAGGTGTCGTACTGGTCGCGCACGGTCATGGTGCCGCTGTTCATCCTGTGCAGCCACAAGGTGACCGCCCGCAACCCGACCAAGACCCAAATCCGCGAACTATTCACGGTAGACCCGCAACGGGAGCGCCATTATTTCGACCATGTCCGGACGCCGCTCGGCAAGGCCATCCTCGGCCTGGAACGTTTTGGCCGAATGCTTGAGCCGCTGATCCCGAGCGCCGTGCGCAAGAAGGCGACCCAGAAGGCTTTCGAGTGGTTTACGGTGCGGCTCAACGGCGTCGACGGACTGGGCGCGATTTTCCCGGCCATGGTCAACGCCTACGAGGCGCTGGATTTCCTCGGCGTGCCGCCCGACGACGAGCGCCGCCGGATCGCCCGCGAGTCCATCGAGCGGCTGCTCGTGTTCCAGGGCGAGAGCGCCTACTGCCAGCCCTGCGTCTCGCCGATCTGGGATACCGCCCTGACCGCCCTGACCTTGCAGGAAGTGGCGCGCCATACCGCCGATCTCCAGCTCGATGCGGCACTGCACAAGGGGCTGCAATGGCTGGCCTCGAAGCAGATCGACAAGGATGCGCCCGGCGACTGGCGGGTGAACCGGCCGAACCTGGAAGGCGGCGGCTGGGCATTCCAGTTCGGCAACGACTACTACCCGGACGTCGACGACAGCGCCGTCGTGGCCCATGCGCTGCAGGGTTCCGGTGATCCGCGCTTCGACGAAACCCTGCGCCTGGCGGCCAACTGGATCGCCGGCATGCAGTCCAGCAACGGCGGCTTCGGCGCCTTCGACGCCGACAACACTTACTACTATCTCAACTCCATTCCCTTCGCCGACCACGGCGCCCTGCTCGACCCGCCGACGGCCGACGTCAGCGCCCGCTGCGCCATGTTCCTCGCCAAACGGGTCGACCGGCAGCCGGAGCTGCGTCCCGCGCTGGACCGCACGATCGCCTACCTGCGCCGGGAACAGGAAGCCGACGGCTCCTGGTTCGGCCGCTGGGGCACCAACTACATCTACGGTACGTGGTCCGTGCTGTTGGCCTACGAGGCGGCCGGCATTCCGAACGACGATCCGAGCGTGCGCCGCGCGGTGGCTTGGCTCAAGAGCGTCCAGCGCGAGGATGGCGGCTGGGGCGAGGACAATTTCAGCTATCACGATACTTCGTATCGGGGGAGTTTCCACACCAGTACGGCATTCCAGACCGGCTTCGCACTGATCGCGCTGATCGCGGCGGGCGAGGCCCTATCGCCCGAAGTCCAGGCCGGCGTGGACTATCTGCTCCGGCAGCAGCGGGCCGACGGCTTCTGGAACGACGAATGCTTCACCGCACCGGGCTTCCCGCGGGTGTTCTATCTCAAATATCACGGCTACGACAAATTCTTCCCGCTGTGGGCGCTGGCTCGTTACCGTAACGAACGCTACGCCCGGGCGTGA
- a CDS encoding phytoene/squalene synthase family protein, which produces MSGTSPSQPAMHENMSDDEFQAYFLDGVSRTFALTIPRLPENLARPVSNGYLLCRIVDTIEDEVTLGSAQKRRYCERFAQVVAGHAPAAPLADELFPLLSEQTLASERELVAAIPRVIRITHGFAPPQQEALAECVATMSRGMAEFQDKDLSHGLKDLRQMGDYCYYVAGVVGEMLTRLFCHYSPEIAAHRSRLMELAVSFGQGLQMTNILKDLWDDHSRGVCWLPQDVFSDCGFALSELRPGHNNPDFVRGFDRLIGVAHAHLRNALDYTLLIPSHETGIREFCLWALGMAVLTLRKIHGNLYFSDSSQVKITRRAVKATILASRLTRGNDTLLKMTFRLAGLGLPAATPAAVLQPRPIDI; this is translated from the coding sequence ATGAGCGGAACATCCCCCTCGCAACCTGCGATGCACGAGAACATGTCGGACGACGAGTTCCAGGCCTATTTTCTGGACGGGGTGTCGCGCACTTTCGCCCTGACGATCCCGCGGCTGCCGGAAAATCTGGCCCGGCCGGTATCCAACGGCTACCTGTTGTGCCGGATCGTCGACACCATCGAGGACGAGGTGACACTCGGCTCGGCGCAGAAGAGACGGTATTGCGAGCGCTTCGCGCAGGTCGTTGCCGGTCATGCCCCGGCCGCACCCCTCGCCGACGAGCTTTTTCCGCTGCTCTCGGAACAGACCTTGGCCTCTGAAAGGGAACTGGTCGCCGCCATTCCGCGCGTCATCCGCATTACTCACGGCTTCGCTCCGCCCCAGCAGGAGGCATTGGCCGAGTGCGTGGCCACGATGTCGAGGGGAATGGCCGAGTTTCAGGACAAAGACCTAAGCCACGGTCTCAAAGACCTGCGGCAGATGGGTGATTATTGCTATTACGTCGCCGGCGTGGTTGGCGAAATGCTGACCCGATTGTTCTGCCATTATTCGCCGGAAATCGCCGCGCACCGGAGCCGGCTCATGGAACTCGCGGTATCGTTCGGACAGGGCCTGCAGATGACCAACATCCTCAAGGATCTGTGGGACGACCATTCGCGCGGCGTCTGCTGGCTTCCGCAGGACGTGTTTTCGGATTGCGGCTTCGCGCTGTCCGAATTGCGTCCCGGCCACAACAATCCAGATTTCGTCCGCGGCTTCGACCGGCTGATCGGGGTGGCACATGCGCATCTGCGCAACGCGCTGGATTATACGTTGCTGATCCCGAGCCATGAAACCGGCATCCGCGAATTCTGCCTGTGGGCCCTGGGCATGGCGGTGCTCACCCTGCGCAAGATCCACGGCAACCTTTATTTCAGCGACTCCAGCCAAGTCAAGATCACGCGGCGGGCGGTCAAGGCGACGATACTCGCCTCCCGCCTGACCCGCGGCAACGACACCTTGCTGAAGATGACCTTCCGGCTCGCCGGACTCGGCCTGCCCGCCGCGACTCCGGCCGCCGTACTGCAGCCCAGGCCCATTGACATCTGA